A genomic window from Solanum stenotomum isolate F172 chromosome 10, ASM1918654v1, whole genome shotgun sequence includes:
- the LOC125842263 gene encoding pentatricopeptide repeat-containing protein At2g22410, mitochondrial-like, which produces MKFPQFPYFFKFQSFPHFHKLFFSSQPKWNSKHNPNLVITHPTLILIESCNSISHIKQIQANMIHTGMISHIFPISRLISFCALDVNGDINYANALFSEINEPNVYIWNTMIRGFVKNQFLEMSFCLFRRMVREKVEMDKRSYVFVLKGCGVLEGMGVHCRIWKVGFLSDLIVRNGLVHFYGGSGKIVDAQKVFDESPVRDVVTWTSLIDGYVKMHMVDEALRLFDLMCSSGVEFNNVTLITVFSACSLKGDLSLGKSVHELAENRGVECSLNLMNALLDMYVKCGCLPMAKEIFDKMEIKDVFSWTSMIHGYARNGEVDLAKKCFSVMPEQNVVSWNAMIACYSQNNRPWEALELFLEMEKRGLVPMESTLVSVLSACSQSGSLDFGRRIHDYYIKQKGIKFSVILANTLIDMYGKCGNMDAAGELFHEMQERDLVSWNSVIVGCASHGLAEKAVTLFEQMKCSGLKPDSITFVGVLSACAHGGLVNQGWEYFRCMELNGLIPGVEHYACMADLLGRSGHLKEAFEFTKQMPVEPDKAVWGALLNGCRMHGDVELAKVAAEKLIELDPQDSGIYVLLASLCANERKWADVRMVRSLMRAKGVKKNPGHSLIEVDGNFYEFVAADDSHPESQAIHKVLDEIILLSKLEEYVSDAQPEQT; this is translated from the coding sequence ATGAAATTCCCTCAGTTTCCATATTTCTTCAAGTTCCAATCTTTCCCTCATTTTCACAAGCTATTCTTTTCCTCACAACCAAAATGGAATTCCAAGCACAACCCAAATCTTGTAATCACCCACCCAACTCTTATCCTCATAGAATCTTGCAATTCAATTTCACACATAAAGCAAATTCAAGCCAATATGATACACACTGGCATGATTTCACACATTTTCCCTATCAGTAGACTTATATCCTTTTGTGCTTTGGATGTTAATGGTGATATAAACTATGCAAATGCTTTGTTTTCAGAAATTAATGAACCTAATGTGTATATTTGGAATACTATGATAAGGGGTTTTGTTAAAAATCAGTTCTTGGAAAtgagtttttgtttgtttaggAGAATGGTAAGGGAAAAGGTTGAAATGGATAAGAGAAGTTATGTTTTTGTGTTGAAAGGGTGTGGGGTTTTGGAGGGGATGGGGGTGCATTGTAGGATTTGGAAAGTTGGGTTTTTGAGTGATTTGATTGTGAGGAATGGCTTGGTTCATTTTTATGGTGGAAGTGGGAAAATTGTTGATGCACAGAAGGTGTTTGATGAAAGTCCTGTTAGGGATGTAGTTACTTGGACTAGCTTGATTGATGGGTATGTGAAAATGCATATGGTTGATGAGGCATTGAGGTTGTTTGATTTGATGTGTTCAAGTGGTGTTGAGTTTAACAACGTTACGTTGATAACTGTGTTTTCTGCATGTTCGTTGAAGGGGGATTTGAGTCTGGGGAAATCAGTTCATGAACTTGCGGAGAACAGAGGTGTGGAATGCAGTCTTAATTTGATGAATGCCTTATTGGATATGTATGTGAAGTGTGGTTGTCTGCCTATGGCTAAAGAGATATTTGATAAGATGGAGATCAAGGATGTGTTTTCATGGACAAGTATGATCCATGGCTATGCAAGAAATGGGGAGGTAGACTTGGCAAAGAAGTGTTTTAGTGTGATGCCTGAACAAAATGTAGTTTCTTGGAATGCGATGATTGCTTGCTACTCGCAAAATAATAGACCTTGGGAGGCCCTTGAACTCTTCCTTGAAATGGAGAAACGAGGTTTGGTTCCCATGGAAAGCACTTTGGTCTCTGTGCTCTCTGCTTGTTCTCAATCTGGTTCTTTGGATTTTGGTCGACGAATTCATGATTACTATATTAAGCAAAAAGGGATTAAATTCAGTGTGATCCTGGCAAACACATTAATAGACATGTACGGAAAATGTGGAAACATGGATGCAGCTGGAGAGCTCTTCCACGAAATGCAAGAAAGAGATTTGGTCTCCTGGAATTCAGTAATAGTAGGATGTGCTTCTCATGGTCTCGCCGAGAAGGCTGTCACTCTTTTTGAACAAATGAAATGCTCGGGACTCAAGCCTGATAGCATCACATTTGTGGGTGTTCTATCAGCATGCGCTCATGGTGGATTGGTCAATCAAGGCTGGGAGTACTTTAGGTGCATGGAATTAAATGGCTTGATTCCCGGGGTGGAACACTATGCTTGCATGGCAGATTTACTTGGCAGATCAGGGCATCTGAAAGAAGCTTTTGAGTTCACAAAGCAAATGCCGGTGGAACCTGATAAAGCTGTTTGGGGTGCTCTGCTTAACGGTTGTCGGATGCATGGAGATGTTGAGCTGGCCAAGGTCGCTGCTGAGAAACTTATAGAACTAGATCCTCAAGATAGCGGTATTTATGTGCTTCTTGCAAGCTTGTGTGCTAATGAGAGGAAATGGGCTGATGTTAGAATGGTTAGAAGTTTGATGAGAGCTAAAGGTGTAAAGAAGAATCCAGGACATAGTTTGATAGAGGTTGACGGTAACTTCTACGAATTTGTGGCTGCTGACGACTCACACCCCGAATCTCAGGCAATACATAAAGTGCTTGATGAGATTATATTGCTCTCTAAGTTAGAAGAATATGTTTCTGATGCACAGCCAGAACAAACATGA
- the LOC125842260 gene encoding DNA (cytosine-5)-methyltransferase CMT2-like — translation MAKKQNNSSRFSTNLTPSPKKTKPISSPSPNPEALALSFPFPQNEEPVPLIVFYPSVRRRSSRFTTNKFSTRATTATEFMRKNRNSISPEKTVFLLPSPPTLAGKTPPAEGTRRSPRLVSLSARTTTAEDKGKKVNSRKSEGIIKQVELSRKRKSASSKMDEKSRKSPRFDSDSSNGVQLELLALPEKSACGTLAAGGRTGTKRELLALMMTPAANGSASKKRGARGSDSVNAGNNSRGSRRKDPVFAESPGTSEKITAESNSVGEKTLRSRKIQGSVNYNESKGSEMKRIKNSAEKSVRKQKSNACFIGEPIDTEEAQEKWQWRYELKNRKMQRQGWKLNSGEEDEIILNVECHYAQAKVAGFIFNIGDCAFVKGEGKKKHIGRILEFFKTTEGEDYFRVQWFFRAEDTVLQGAASFHDPKRIFYSTLENDNLLDCIVSKVNVVELPTRLDLNKKDVPPAHFYYDMEYCVDYSTFRTLHNVKSSVSPSLVDASYKPITTYPLEVSPSCEPMKVELSLLDLYAGCGGMSMGLCLGTKLSGVNLVTKWAVDFNSAACDSLKLNHPQTHVRNEGVENFLELLKRWEKLIKSYGCSDIKTSSNGELDDRDEGENNDDSQSGSNASSGEYEVLRLVDICYGDPNNEGKSGLHFKVRWKGYSPSEDTWEPIVNLENCGDSIKDFVRRGQQLKILPLPGDVDMICGGPPCQGISGYNRHRNTDDPLSDEKNRQIIIFMDVVEFLRPKYVLMENVADILRFDKASLGRYALSRLVHMRYQARLGTMAAGCYGLPQFRLRVFFWGALPSERLPPFPLPSHDVIVKYWPSPEFERNTVAYDEGQPRDLEEALVLRDAISDMPAVTWHETREERPYEIPPETEFQKYMRLSKHEIMSCSSTGVKETKVPVLSDHRPCQLNEDDYLRVCLVPRRKGANFRDLPGVIVGGDNVARRDTKDPKVLPNGKPMVPDCAFNFEHGKSKRPFARLWWDETVATLVTFPNHRAQAILHPEQDRVLTIREYARLQGFPDFYRFTGTLKERYCQVGNAVAVPVGRALGYALGLAYQRLAGNEPLIKLPSNFSFLTPPIDDIVVLQT, via the exons ATGGCGAAAAAGCAAAACAATTCTTCAAGATTTTCTACAAATCTAACTCCATCACCCAAAAAAACCAAACCCATTTCATCTCCATCACCAAATCCAGAAGCATTAGCTCtgtcttttccttttcctcaaAATGAAGAACCAGTTCCATTGATAGTGTTTTATCCATCAGTTAGGAGAAGATCTTCTAGATTCACTACCAACAAATTCAGTACTAGGGCTACTACTGCTACTGAGTTCATGAGGAAAAATCGGAACAGCATTTCACCTGAAAAAACAGTTTTTCTTCTTCCATCACCACCTACATTGGCTGGAAAAACACCTCCGGCGGAAGGTACGAGGAGGTCGCCGAGATTGGTATCACTGTCAGCAAGGACAACGACGGCGGAGGATAAGGGCAAAAAAGTAAATTCAAGGAAATCAGAGGGTATAATAAAACAAGTGGAACTATCGAGGAAACGGAAATCGGCAAGTTCAAAAATGGATGAAAAAAGCCGAAAATCTCCGAGGTTCGATTCCGATTCATCAAATGGAGTTCAATTAGAGCTATTAGCATTGCCGGAGAAGAGCGCGTGTGGTACACTCGCCGCCGGCGGAAGAACCGGCACGAAGCGGGAACTGCTGGCTTTGATGATGACGCCGGCGGCGAACGGCAGCGCGTCGAAGAAACGCGGCGCCAGGGGGAGTGATTCAGTAAATGCAGGGAACAATTCACGAGGATCTCGGAGGAAAGATCCAGTTTTTGCTGAATCGCCGGGAACATCGGAAAAAATAACGGCTGAGAGTAATTCAGTGGGAGAGAAGACTTTAAGATCGAGAAAAATACAAGGGAGTGTTAATTATAATGAGAGTAAAGGATCGGAAATGAAACGGATAAAAAATTCAGCAGAGAAAAGTGTGAGgaagcagaagagtaatgcatGTTTCATCGGAGAGCCGATAGATACAGAGGAAGCTCAAGAGAAATGGCAATGGCGATACGAATTGAAG AATCGAAAAATGCAGCGTCAAGGGTGGAAATTAAA TTCTGGTGAAGAAGATGAAATCATATTAAATGTGGAATGCCATTATGCTCAAGCTAAGGTTGCTGGTTTCATTTTCAATATCGGAGATTGTGCATTTGTAAAG GGTGAAGGCAAGAAAAAACATATTGGCAGGATCTTGGAGTTTTTCAAGACGACAGAGGGGGAAGATTATTTTAGGGTACAATGGTTCTTCCGAGCTGAAGATACG GTGTTGCAAGGTGCTGCTTCTTTCCATGACCCAAAGCGCATATTCTATTCTACTTTAGAGAATGATAATTTACTAGACTGCATAGTTTCCAAAGTCAACGTGGTAGAATTACCAACCAGG CTTGATTTGAATAAAAAGGATGTTCCACCTGCTCACTTTTATTACGACATGGAATACTGTGTTGATTATTCCACATTCCGTACGTTGCATAATG TCAAAAGCTCTGTTTCCCCTTCGCTAGTTGATGCGTCATATAAGCCTATCACTACATATCCTCTGGAGGTATCGCCAAGTTGTGAACCTATGAAAGTGGAGTTGTCACTATTGGATCTATATGCTGGTTGTGGCGGCATGTCAATGGGATTGTGCCTTGGTACCAAACTCTCTGGTGTTAATCTTGTGACG aaaTGGGCAGTTGATTTTAATAGTGCTGCCTGTGATAGCCTGAAACTGAATCATCCTCAGACACAT GTTAGGAATGAAGGTGTTGAGAATTTTCTAGAGCTACTGAAAAGATGGGAGAAGCTAATTAAGTCGTACGGCTGTAGTGATATCAAAACAAGCTCTAATGGTGAGCTAGACGACAGAGATGAAGGTGAAAACAATGATGATTCCCAGTCTGGTTCCAATGCATCTTCTGGAGAATATGAGGTATTAAGATTAGTTGACATATGTTACGGGGATCCCAACAACGAAGGAAAATCTGGACTTCATTTTAAG GTGCGATGGAAAGGTTATAGTCCTAGTGAAGATACTTGGGAGCCAATTGTGAACTTGGA AAATTGCGGAGACAGCATAAAAGATTTTGTTCGAAGGGGGCAACAGTTGAAAATTCTGCCTCTACCA GGTGACGTTGATATGATATGTGGGGGTCCTCCTTGCCAGGGCATCAGTGGATATAATCGCCACAGAAATACTGATGACCCATTGTCTGATGAGAAAAATCgtcaaattattatatttatggaTGTTGTGGAATTCCTACGGCCTAAATATGTGTTGATGGAAAATGTTGCCGACATATTGAGGTTCGATAAAGCATCTCTTGGAAGATATGCTTTAAGTCGTTTGGTACATATGAGATACCAAGCAAGACTTGGAACTATGGCAGCTGGTTGCTATGGTCTCCCACAATTCCGATTGCGAGTTTTCTTTTGGGGTGCACTTCCGAGTGAG AGGTTGCCCCCATTTCCACTTCCTTCGCATGACGTGATTGTTAAATATTGGCCCTCACCTGAATTTGAG CGTAATACTGTTGCTTATGATGAAGGACAACCACGTGACCTTGAGGAAGCTCTTGTTCTTCGTGATGCTATATCTGATATGCCAGCT GTCACATGGCATGAAACTCGTGAAGAAAGGCCATATGAGATCCCCCCCGAAACAGAGTTCCAGAAATACATGAGATTATCTAAACATG AGATAATGAGTTGTTCATCAACTGGAGTTAAGGAAACAAAAGTACCTGTTTTGTCTGATCATCGGCCTTGCCAACTAAACGAGGATGATTACTTGCGAGTTTGTCTAGTCCCACGTAGAAAG GGAGCAAATTTCAGGGACCTCCCTGGTGTAATTGTAGGAGGGGATAATGTGGCTCGTCGTGATACTAAAGATCCAAAGGTTCTACCAAACGGAAAGCCCATG GTTCCTGACTGTGCCTTCAACTTTGAGCATGGAAAGTCTAAgag gccATTTGCAAGGTTGTGGTGGGATGAAACAGTAGCAACATTAGTGACGTTTCCTAATCATCGTGCTCAG gCTATCTTACACCCAGAGCAAGATCGAGTTCTGACCATACGAGAGTATGCAAGATTGCAAGGTTTTCCAGATTTCTATAGGTTTACTGGTACTCTCAAGGAAAG ATATTGCCAAGTTGGAAATGCTGTAGCAGTTCCTGTTGGTCGCGCGCTTGGGTACGCGCTTGGACTTGCCTATCAGAGGCTAGCTGGAAATGAGCCTCTTATTAAATTGCCATCAAATTTCTCATTCTTAACTCCTCCAATTGATGACATTGTTGTCTTGCAAACATAA
- the LOC125842262 gene encoding protein ENHANCED DISEASE RESISTANCE 2-like produces the protein MSKVVHEGWMVRYGRRKIGKSFLHMRYFVLETKLLAYFKTKPQGNVAPIKTLEIDGNFRVEDRGLKTHHGQMVYVLSVYNMKEKHDQITMAAFNIQEALIWKEKIESVIDQHQESVGGSRTKFNEFKSGTESTGRTASDQESPFSAAEDEDESQQNVLRGTTIANAIAPPESVVDWTKESESDLANPKYRRLLYCQNGLRIFEELLNVDLLPKGCSRAMKAVGVVEATCEEIFELVMSMDATRFEWDCSFQYGSLVEEVDGHTAILYHRLQLDWFPSFIWPRDLCYVRYWRRNDDGSYVVLFRSREHKNCNPLPGYVRAHIESGGFNISPLKPRNGRPRTQVQQLMQIDLKGWGVGFIASFQQHCLFQMLNSVAGLREYFSQTDERAAAPRIPVMVNMNPPSISSKKSQKQSHHRTPSLDQIRAANRNAVSMLDEYSDEDEDFQCTDQEVSSPGLENDTIKTALEEEPMEHIDMSTFSGNLRHDDSDNGRDCWTISDGNNFRVRGKNFCSDKTKVSAGKSLMDLVAVDWFKDTKRMDHVARRPGCAAQVASEKGLFTLVINLQVPGSTHYSMIFYFVMKKLIPGSLLQRFVDGDDEFRNSRMKLIPSVPKGSWIVRQSVGSSPCLLGKAVDCNYIRGPKYLEIDVDVGSSTVANGVMGLVIGVITSLVVDMAFVVQGNTPDELPEPLIGAARVCHIELSSAVVPKLEPEPSTTD, from the exons ATGTCGAAGGTGGTGCACGAGGGATGGATGGTGAGGTATGGGAGGAGGAAGATAGGAAAATCATTCCTTCATATGCGTTATTTCGTTCTGGAGACTAAGTTGTTGGCCTATTTCAAGACGAAGCCTCAGGGAAATGTG GCTCCAATCAAGACTCTTGAAATCGATGGTAATTTTCGAGTGGAGGATCGAGGCTTGAAGACTCATCATGGACAG ATGGTTTACGTTCTATCGGTCTATAACATGAAAGAGAAGCATGATCAAATCACG ATGGCTGCTTTCAACATTCAGGAAGCactaatttggaaagaaaaaatcgAATCCGTGATTGATCAG CATCAAGAGTCAGTAGGTGGTAGTCGTACCAAATTCAACGAATTCAAATCTGGGACGGAGAGTACTGGGAGGACGGCTTCAGATCAGGAAAGCCC GTTCAGTGCTGCTGAGGATGAAGATGAATCTCAACAAAACGTGCTGCGAGGAACAACAATCGCAAATG CGATAGCTCCTCCGGAGTCTGTGGTTGACTGGACAAAGGAATCAGAGTCAGATTTAGCAAACCCGAAGTATAGGCGCTTACTTTACTGCCAAAATG GGCTTCGCATTTTCGAGGAGCTACTCAATGTTGATTTACTA CCAAAGGGATGTAGTAGAGCTATGAAGGCGGTTGGCGTAGTGGAGGCTACTTGTGAAGAAATATTTGAGCTTGTAATGAGCATGGACGCAACACGTTTTGA GTGGGATTGTAGCTTCCAGTATGGTAGTTTGGTTGAGGAGGTAGATGGACACACAGCAATACTCTATCACAGACTTCAACTCGACTGGTTTCCGAG TTTTATTTGGCCTCGTGATCTTTGTTATGTACGATACTGGCGTAGAAATGATGATGGAAGTTACG TAGTGTTATTTCGTTCTAGGGAGCATAAGAATTGTAATCCTCTACCTGGATATGTTCGAGCTCATATCGAGA GTGGTGGATTCAATATTTCACCCCTCAAACCGCGTAATGGGAGGCCAAGAACTCAAGTACAGCAACTTATGCAGATAGATTTGAAAGGGTGGGGTGTAGGCTTCATCGCGTCATTTCAGCAACATTGTCTCTTTCAGATGTTAAATAGTGTTGCTG GACTTCGTGAATACTTTTCTCAAACTGATGAGAGGGCAGCTGCTCCGAGAATTCCAGTTATGGTTAATATGAATCCGCCATCTATCTCCTCCAAGAAGAGCCAGAAACAGTCTCATCATCGTACTCCGTCTTTAGACCAAATACGTGCTGCAAATAGAAATGCAGTATCGATGTTGGACGAGTACTCTGATGAGGATGAAGATTTTCAGTGCACTGATCAAGAG GTATCATCACCCGGTCTTGAAAACGATACAATTAAAACTG CTCTTGAAGAAGAACCTATGGAGCATATTGATATGTCAACTTTTTCGGGTAATCTACGACATGATGACAGTGATAATGGCCGTGACTGCTGGACAATATCTGATGGAAATAACTTCAGAGTTCGTGGCAAGAACTTTTGCAGTGACAAAACAAAG GTTTCAGCTGGTAAATCTCTCATGGATCTTGTAGCAGTCGACTGGTTCAAGGATACTAAACGAATGGACCATGTCGCTAGGCGTCCTGGTTGTGCAGCACAG GTTGCTTCAGAAAAAGGACTCTTTACTTTGGTTATAAATTTGCAA GTACCTGGATCAACACACTACAGCATGATTTTCTATTTCGTCATGAAAAAGTTGATACCTGGTTCTCTCTTGCAACGGTTTGTTGATGGAGATGACGAGTTTCGGAATAGTAGAATGAAGCTAATCCCATCAGTGCCAAAG GGTTCGTGGATTGTGCGTCAGAGTGTTGGAAGTTCCCCGTGTTTACTGGGAAAGGCAGTCGATTGCAACTATATCCGCGGCCCCAAGTATTTAGAG ATTGATGTTGATGTTGGTTCTTCTACTGTTGCAAATGGAGTTATGGGGCTTGTCATTGGCGTAATCACATCACTAGTCGTTGACATGGCTTTCGTTGTACAG GGAAACACCCCTGATGAGTTACCAGAGCCACTAATAGGCGCTGCACGCGTCTGTCATATAGAACTATCATCTGCTGTTGTACCAAAGCTTGAACCTGAGCCATCGACAACGGATTAG
- the LOC125842266 gene encoding cell division cycle 20.2, cofactor of APC complex-like, which yields MDAGSRYNKFRPPLVNQMSHKKRTRENLDRFIPNRSAMDFDYAHYMLSGGKVKKEHYGVNSPSKEAYSKQLAEIFNMNRTRILAFKNKPPHSTERVSESLSSIQQSKTIKKRRYIPQSSERTLDAPDILDDFYLNLLDWGSNNILAIALGNSVYLWDASDESATELLTVDDDFGPVTAVSWSPDGRHLAVGLNNSHVQLWNTLQGSCRLLRTLRGHSLRVGSLDWNENILTTGGMDSMIINNDVRVRSHIVGTYRGHNQEICGLKWSASGQQLASGGNDNLVHIWSISMGSANSTHQWVHRMTDHTAAVKALSWCPFQSNLVASGGGIGDQCVKFWNTNTGSCLNSVNTGSQVCSLLWNRHDRELLSSHGFTDNQLTVWKYPSMTKISELLGHTSRVLYMAQSPDGYTVATAAADETLRLWNVFGNPKETMPVLKRKLEPFFDLAQIR from the exons ATGGATGCAGGGAGCAGATACAATAAGTTTCGACCTCCTCTCGTTAATCAGATGTCTCACAAGAAAAGAACTCGAGAGAAT CTGGACAGGTTTATACCCAATCGCTCTGCGATGGATTTTGACTATGCACATTACATGCTCAGTGGTGGGAAGGTTAAAAAGGAACACTATGGAGTAAATTCTCCATCTAAAGAAGCTTACTCGAAGCAGTTAGCAGAAATTTTCAACATGAATAGAACGAGGATCCTTGCTTTTAAGAATAAGCCTCCACATTCGACTGAGAGAGTTTCTGAATCTCTATCATCTATACAACAgtcaaaaaccattaaaaagagGAGATACATTCCCCAA TCTTCGGAGAGGACCCTGGATGCTCCTGACATCCTAGATGATTTTTATCTCAATTTGTTAGACTGGGGAAGCAATAACATACTTGCCATTGCCTTAGGAAATTCTGTCTATCTGTGGGATGCTTCTGATGAGTCTGCTACTGAGCTTCTCACGGTTGATGATGATTTTGGGCCGGTGACTGCTGTCAGCTGGTCACCAGATGGAAGACACcttgcagtgggcttgaataaTTCGCACGTTCAGCTGTGGAACACCTTGCAGGGGTCTTGCCGATTG CTGAGGACTTTACGAGGACACAGCTTAAGGGTTGGCTCACTTGATTGGAATGAAAACATACTGACAACTGGGGGCATGGACAGTATGATCATCAACAATGATGTGCGTGTAAGATCCCACATAGTTGGAACATACAGGGGACACAATCAGGAGATATGTGGATTGAAGTGGTCTGCTTCAGGCCAGCAATTGGCTAGTGGAGGGAATGACAATTTGGTCCATATATGGAGCATATCGATGGGGTCTGCTAATTCTACACACCAATGGGTTCACCGTATGACAGATCACACAGCTGCTGTAAAAGCTCTTTCCTGGTGTCCTTTCCAGAGTAATCTGGTCGCCTCAGGTGGTGGCATTGGAGATCAATGCGTAAAGTTTTGGAACACCAATACGGGGTCGTGCTTGAACTCTGTCAATACAGGTTCACAAGTCTGTTCCTTGCTTTGGAACAGACATGATCGCGAGCTTTTGAGTTCTCACGGCTTTACTGACAACCAGCTCACTGTTTGGAAATATCCTTCTATGACGAAAATTTCAGAACTTTTGGGTCACACATCAAGAGTTCTTTATATGGCTCAG AGCCCAGATGGCTATACCGTCGCAACTGCAGCAGCTGATGAGACACTAAGATTATGGAATGTTTTTGGGAATCCTAAAGAGACAATGCCTGTGCTAAAGAGAAAGCTAGAGCCATTTTTTGACTTGGCTCAGATTAGATAA